One window from the genome of Cryobacterium sp. GrIS_2_6 encodes:
- a CDS encoding MinD/ParA family protein — translation MVPEKRTDTGISSTGGGDTQPGDEYNSELPPHTIDNLAAALPAGLAATPLASPTLGSTGPAGGGDAGRPATHTIEINTGPGIRVPAGDRATRNDRADRGERLGAAAAGAVQSLSGPAQTGPADAVAQSRRERLRPDGGTVPESAAMLTSERLLAVNRRTQPPPHGGWNAFVYAATLHLVNLGDSAKVRAHKDMDARIRKEFDGGTRFVPILTRKGGVGKTTVTALLGMALADAREDRIIAVDANPDRGTLSERVSKQTRSTVRDVVTKAASIGGFTDFSTLVSRDATRLDILASDTDPLLSEAFDEDDYNVVADLAARYYSIMLTDCGTGIVHSVMRATLQRADSIVVVSGGSVDEARLASETLTWLDANGYGDLVRNSIVALNTATQGTNLVKLEEIESHFRSRVREIVRIPYDPQLAAGSVISWEDLKPITRLAARTLAALVVEGLPAHRGA, via the coding sequence GTGGTGCCGGAAAAGCGCACGGACACCGGAATCTCTTCGACGGGCGGCGGAGACACGCAGCCCGGTGACGAGTACAACAGCGAGCTGCCGCCGCACACGATCGACAACCTTGCCGCGGCCCTCCCGGCAGGGCTCGCGGCCACACCCCTCGCGTCGCCGACGCTCGGGAGTACCGGCCCCGCCGGCGGGGGCGATGCCGGCCGCCCCGCGACGCACACCATTGAGATCAACACCGGGCCGGGCATCCGGGTCCCGGCCGGCGACCGCGCGACCCGGAACGACCGCGCCGACCGGGGTGAGCGCCTCGGCGCCGCCGCAGCAGGGGCCGTGCAGTCCCTCTCCGGCCCTGCGCAGACGGGTCCGGCGGATGCCGTGGCGCAGTCCCGCAGGGAGCGCCTGCGCCCCGATGGCGGCACCGTCCCGGAATCGGCGGCCATGCTCACGTCGGAACGCCTGCTCGCGGTCAATCGCCGTACCCAGCCGCCGCCGCACGGAGGCTGGAACGCCTTCGTCTACGCCGCGACGCTTCACCTCGTCAACCTCGGCGACTCGGCGAAGGTCCGCGCCCACAAGGACATGGACGCCCGGATTCGCAAGGAGTTCGACGGCGGCACTCGGTTCGTGCCGATCCTCACCCGCAAGGGCGGTGTCGGCAAGACCACGGTCACGGCCCTGCTCGGCATGGCCCTCGCCGATGCGCGTGAAGACCGGATCATCGCCGTCGACGCCAACCCCGACCGTGGCACCCTCTCCGAACGGGTCAGCAAGCAGACCAGGTCGACCGTGCGCGACGTCGTCACGAAGGCCGCGTCCATCGGTGGCTTCACGGACTTCTCCACCCTCGTCTCCCGCGATGCGACCCGGCTCGACATCCTCGCCTCCGACACAGACCCGCTCCTGTCCGAAGCGTTCGACGAGGACGACTACAACGTCGTCGCCGACCTCGCGGCCCGGTACTACTCGATCATGCTCACGGATTGCGGCACCGGGATCGTGCACTCCGTGATGCGGGCGACCCTGCAGCGTGCGGACTCTATCGTGGTCGTCTCCGGCGGCAGCGTCGACGAAGCCCGGCTCGCCTCTGAGACCCTGACCTGGCTCGACGCCAACGGCTACGGCGACCTCGTCCGCAACTCGATCGTCGCGCTCAACACCGCGACCCAGGGCACCAACCTCGTGAAACTCGAGGAGATCGAGTCGCACTTCCGGTCGAGGGTCCGCGAGATCGTGCGCATCCCCTACGACCCGCAACTGGCGGCGGGGAGCGTGATCTCGTGGGAGGACCTGAAACCGATCACCCGGCTTGCCGCCCGCACCCTCGCCGCTCTCGTGGTCGAGGGCCTTCCCGCGCACCGCGGCGCGTGA